CTGGCGCGGGGCAAAACGGGACGCCTGATCGGCAACCTGACCGGTCTGCTGGCAGCGCTCAAAGGACTGCCCTCTGCTTACGATAAAGATCTTCAGGAGGACAAGGAACCCGCCTTCGACTCGTACGACAGCCTCAGCCTGCTGCTCCCTGTGCTTGCAGGTTTGATCCGGACCCTGAAACTGCACCCGGAACAAATGCGGGAGAGGTTGAGCGCCGATCTGTTCGCCACCGATTTGGCCGACTATCTGGTAGGTAAAGGAGTGCCGTTTCGCGAGGCGCATGCATTGATCGGAAAAGCGGTGCGCCTGGCTGCGGAAAATAAGACCTCGCTGGAGGATCTGACGCTCGAGGATTATCAATCCGTAAGCGAGCACTTCGCAGCCGACGTCGCCGAGATTTTCGACATTAACGCCTCCCTCAACCGCAGGGATGCGACGGGGGGAACCTCTGCAGCTGCGCTGAAAGTACAATTAAAAGCGGCGAAGAAAGCGCTGCGCTGAGAAGGAATCGACGAAGTGCACAGTCGCCGATGGGTTCGCAGCGGTCGAATGAATTGCGCTGCGGAACGCAGCTAGTTGAAGGTCAGTAATTGAAACAGGACCACGCCCGCAGCTGATACTGCTGCCACGGCAACGTTCGCCCACTCGACGGCCCCTGTACGCACATCCGCTATCCGCTGC
This sequence is a window from Anaerolineales bacterium. Protein-coding genes within it:
- a CDS encoding argininosuccinate lyase, whose protein sequence is LARGKTGRLIGNLTGLLAALKGLPSAYDKDLQEDKEPAFDSYDSLSLLLPVLAGLIRTLKLHPEQMRERLSADLFATDLADYLVGKGVPFREAHALIGKAVRLAAENKTSLEDLTLEDYQSVSEHFAADVAEIFDINASLNRRDATGGTSAAALKVQLKAAKKALR